A genomic window from Ruminiclostridium cellulolyticum H10 includes:
- a CDS encoding CPBP family intramembrane glutamic endopeptidase translates to MSIKYQDMGGTGNTKPSRFVASVSVILYFYFFIGSFIGSIPIVYALIKNRDAFYDLTFSNDIFGFMDRYVNPFANYIFTNFTIYLMLAGLVIAVKFIHYRTFTSLITTKRKIEWSRFWVGFLVYGGLVSAGSLIDYFLSPETYTVSFDASKFWIALPFILIMTPLQAATDELVFRGYVIQSFGLKIKNGILLSAISGFMFTLPHLMNPEVTASNKVGVISTICMILNYFAIGMIFAMVTIKTNSLEAAIGAHAVNNLICFLIISYPDNVLSTNTVFYTTNFNAVGSLISVIITGILFYFITGLIIKEPIKSEKI, encoded by the coding sequence ATGTCAATTAAATATCAGGATATGGGTGGAACAGGTAATACTAAACCATCAAGATTTGTAGCATCGGTTTCAGTTATACTGTACTTTTATTTCTTTATCGGCAGTTTCATAGGCTCAATACCGATAGTATATGCTTTAATAAAAAATAGGGATGCTTTTTATGATTTAACATTTTCGAATGACATTTTTGGATTTATGGACAGATACGTAAATCCTTTTGCCAATTACATATTTACTAATTTTACAATATACCTGATGCTGGCGGGATTAGTCATTGCAGTAAAGTTTATTCACTACAGGACATTTACTTCACTTATTACAACAAAAAGAAAAATAGAGTGGAGTAGATTCTGGGTAGGCTTTTTAGTGTACGGAGGACTTGTTTCTGCCGGGTCCTTAATAGATTACTTTTTATCGCCTGAAACTTATACAGTAAGCTTTGATGCTTCCAAATTCTGGATTGCTTTGCCCTTTATTCTTATTATGACGCCTTTACAGGCGGCTACAGATGAATTGGTTTTCAGGGGGTACGTAATTCAAAGCTTTGGCCTTAAAATAAAAAATGGTATTCTGCTTTCTGCTATATCAGGTTTTATGTTTACACTTCCGCACTTGATGAACCCTGAAGTTACTGCCTCAAACAAAGTAGGTGTTATAAGCACCATATGCATGATATTAAATTATTTTGCCATTGGAATGATTTTTGCCATGGTTACAATAAAAACAAACTCGCTGGAGGCTGCTATAGGGGCACATGCAGTAAATAATCTAATATGTTTTTTAATTATAAGCTATCCTGATAATGTACTTTCGACAAATACCGTATTTTATACTACTAATTTTAACGCTGTAGGAAGTCTCATTTCAGTAATAATTACAGGTATTTTATTTTACTTTATTACTGGACTTATTATAAAAGAGCCGATAAAATCGGAGAAGATATAA
- a CDS encoding CoA-binding protein produces MNEEQMLEKKVWAVVGANQDPEKYGNKIYKKLKNSGYEVYPVNPGYETVEGDKCYGDLSSLPQKPYVIDMVVSPKRGRIIIEEAAKLGIKNIWLQPGTYDDKLLKRINELELDAVMACVLVALR; encoded by the coding sequence ATGAATGAAGAACAAATGCTTGAAAAGAAGGTATGGGCTGTAGTAGGTGCAAATCAGGACCCCGAAAAGTATGGTAATAAAATATATAAAAAGTTAAAAAACAGTGGATATGAGGTTTATCCTGTTAACCCGGGATACGAAACTGTAGAAGGTGACAAATGCTACGGTGATTTGTCCTCACTTCCTCAAAAACCTTATGTAATAGACATGGTTGTTTCTCCAAAAAGAGGAAGGATAATAATAGAGGAAGCAGCAAAATTGGGCATAAAAAATATTTGGCTTCAGCCCGGAACATATGACGATAAATTGTTAAAAAGAATTAATGAGCTTGAACTTGATGCAGTTATGGCTTGTGTACTTGTAGCTTTGAGGTAG
- a CDS encoding flavin monoamine oxidase family protein, giving the protein MICPSILYSKEPSPPQPDNPSFEERQAMAKYALFRTCHPEDYCNILNAFSPSENITAIARPGQFKGKSVGIIGGGLAGMAAAFELRKLGFDITILEASEDRIGGRVYTYYFDREKKLYGELGPMRIPVNHETVWHYINLFKLKTRPFIQSDPETFIYLDQRRARNDPYGKNVMNYIYPTYDLASWEAKTSWQELGYYGIEAPVLEASPADRIEVIQVKPRYSRQLLFWDSLNTRQMFEYKKLSQGAINLLSNLFPIGGEFLYHNYVDLVQEYFPVNFWFLYEIAGGMVNLPLAFHRSFISNAPWEYYPEVPTELLGKVTWKQGIKVKGIYKCLENGKITLAYDNKRLMEKGYENFDYIVCAVPFSILRTFEIIPMFSNIKMQAIKEVTYGNSQKTILNCNRRFWEEQGIFGGGSYTDLPVTAIWYTSSRGQVPQRLNQRNREAEPGVIVGSYNFNLDAVRLGNMTDEGRFDKIKRNIEEVHGLAKGYLDNIVTDFKTQVWDNDPLFRGAFCYFTPQQKKLFSWTMTLPEYGDRVFFAGEHVSAIHRWQQGALKSGMEAANAIACTNPNTLLT; this is encoded by the coding sequence ATGATTTGTCCAAGCATACTCTATTCAAAAGAACCAAGCCCCCCGCAGCCAGATAATCCGTCATTTGAGGAGCGTCAGGCGATGGCAAAATATGCATTATTCAGAACCTGCCATCCGGAGGATTATTGCAATATTTTGAATGCATTTTCACCATCAGAAAATATTACGGCAATAGCCAGGCCCGGTCAGTTTAAAGGAAAAAGTGTGGGAATTATAGGAGGAGGCTTGGCAGGAATGGCTGCTGCCTTCGAACTACGTAAACTGGGTTTTGATATAACAATACTAGAGGCATCAGAGGACCGAATAGGCGGCAGGGTTTATACATATTATTTCGATAGGGAAAAGAAACTTTACGGCGAATTAGGGCCTATGAGAATACCCGTTAACCATGAGACAGTATGGCATTATATTAATTTATTTAAGCTAAAAACAAGGCCGTTTATACAGAGTGACCCAGAAACATTTATATATCTTGACCAAAGAAGAGCAAGAAATGATCCTTACGGTAAAAATGTTATGAATTATATTTATCCAACCTACGACCTTGCCTCATGGGAAGCAAAAACATCGTGGCAGGAGTTGGGATATTACGGTATAGAAGCACCAGTACTTGAAGCTTCTCCTGCTGACAGAATTGAAGTTATTCAGGTAAAACCACGATATAGCAGGCAGCTGCTTTTCTGGGATAGCCTGAACACTCGTCAAATGTTTGAATATAAAAAACTTAGTCAGGGTGCGATAAACCTTCTTTCAAACCTCTTTCCAATAGGAGGAGAGTTCCTGTATCACAATTATGTAGATCTTGTACAGGAGTACTTTCCTGTCAACTTCTGGTTTCTGTATGAAATAGCAGGAGGAATGGTAAATTTACCTCTTGCATTCCACAGATCATTTATAAGTAATGCACCTTGGGAGTACTATCCGGAAGTACCGACTGAACTTCTGGGTAAAGTTACATGGAAGCAGGGAATAAAGGTAAAAGGCATATACAAATGCCTTGAAAACGGTAAAATAACTCTTGCATATGATAATAAAAGGCTCATGGAAAAAGGGTACGAAAATTTTGATTATATTGTATGTGCAGTTCCTTTTTCCATTTTAAGAACTTTTGAGATTATACCCATGTTCAGCAACATAAAAATGCAGGCTATAAAGGAAGTAACCTACGGTAATTCACAAAAGACTATCCTTAACTGTAACAGGAGATTCTGGGAGGAACAGGGGATATTTGGAGGCGGTTCATATACTGATTTGCCCGTAACTGCCATATGGTACACTTCCAGCAGGGGGCAAGTTCCCCAGAGACTTAATCAAAGAAATAGAGAAGCAGAGCCCGGCGTAATTGTGGGTTCCTATAATTTCAATCTTGATGCAGTAAGGCTGGGTAATATGACGGACGAAGGTCGATTTGACAAAATAAAAAGAAATATTGAAGAAGTCCATGGACTTGCAAAAGGATATCTGGATAACATTGTTACAGACTTTAAAACACAGGTCTGGGATAATGATCCGTTATTCAGAGGTGCTTTTTGCTATTTTACACCCCAGCAGAAAAAATTATTTTCATGGACAATGACTTTGCCGGAATATGGAGACAGAGTATTTTTTGCAGGCGAACATGTATCGGCTATACATAGATGGCAGCAAGGAGCTCTTAAAAGCGGGATGGAAGCGGCAAATGCAATCGCATGTACAAACCCGAATACACTTTTAACATAA
- the trxB gene encoding thioredoxin-disulfide reductase translates to MNDVIIIGGGPAGYTAALYSSRAQLDTLVIEKMFSGGQMATTDVMENYPGFEEPIGGPDLALRMEKQARKFGTVVLNDEVLELELDSPIKKVKTKNNTFESKTIILSMGASPKMLGLPKEEKFRGSGVSYCAVCDGAFFRGKTVAVVGGGDTAAEDALYLARFCPKVYIIHRRDTMRATKILQNELCCNNRIEFFWDSVVEEIEGQFGVEGLKIKNIKTGEKSSIDVDGLFVAIGLNPNNSLVKDKLELTKEGYVITDDRMRTNIPGVFAAGDLREKYLRQVITAAADGASAAYNAEKYIIENMKNIT, encoded by the coding sequence ATGAATGACGTTATTATAATAGGTGGCGGTCCTGCGGGGTATACTGCTGCTCTTTACAGTTCAAGAGCACAGCTTGACACCCTGGTAATTGAAAAAATGTTTTCGGGCGGACAAATGGCCACAACGGACGTAATGGAGAATTACCCCGGATTTGAGGAGCCTATCGGAGGCCCCGACCTTGCACTAAGGATGGAAAAGCAGGCAAGAAAATTCGGTACGGTAGTATTAAATGACGAAGTACTTGAACTTGAACTGGATTCGCCTATTAAAAAGGTTAAAACCAAAAATAATACTTTTGAAAGTAAAACTATTATTCTTAGCATGGGAGCATCGCCTAAAATGTTGGGCTTGCCAAAAGAAGAAAAATTCAGAGGTTCTGGTGTATCTTACTGTGCAGTTTGTGACGGTGCCTTTTTTCGCGGAAAAACCGTTGCTGTTGTTGGTGGCGGTGATACAGCTGCCGAGGATGCACTTTACCTTGCAAGATTTTGTCCCAAAGTTTATATAATTCACAGAAGAGATACAATGAGAGCCACAAAGATCCTTCAAAACGAGCTTTGCTGCAACAATAGAATTGAGTTTTTCTGGGACTCGGTGGTAGAAGAAATTGAAGGACAATTTGGTGTTGAAGGCTTGAAAATTAAAAACATTAAAACAGGAGAAAAAAGTTCAATCGATGTAGATGGCTTATTTGTAGCAATTGGTCTAAACCCCAATAATTCCCTTGTGAAAGATAAATTAGAACTTACCAAGGAAGGATATGTTATAACCGATGATAGAATGAGGACTAATATTCCCGGTGTATTTGCAGCCGGAGATTTACGCGAAAAATACCTGCGACAAGTTATTACAGCTGCTGCTGACGGAGCTTCCGCAGCCTATAATGCAGAGAAATATATTATTGAAAATATGAAAAACATAACATAA
- a CDS encoding CBS domain-containing protein, with protein MKVKDIMTTNVTYVEPNASILDTAKLMQQHNVGSIPVCDKGSVVGMVTDRDIVVRNIAIGKNPQQTPVSDIMTTGVTSVSPDMEMSQVTKMMADSQIRRVPVVDQNNLVGIVALGDVATDAKFDTEVADTLTEISRPSKPQ; from the coding sequence ATGAAAGTAAAAGATATAATGACTACAAATGTAACCTATGTTGAGCCAAATGCTTCTATTCTCGATACTGCAAAGTTAATGCAGCAGCACAATGTAGGATCAATTCCTGTTTGTGACAAGGGAAGCGTTGTGGGTATGGTAACAGACAGAGACATCGTTGTCAGGAACATTGCGATAGGTAAAAATCCTCAGCAAACACCGGTAAGCGATATTATGACAACTGGTGTAACTTCTGTCAGCCCTGACATGGAAATGTCACAAGTTACTAAAATGATGGCTGACAGCCAAATAAGAAGGGTACCTGTAGTTGACCAGAACAATCTTGTAGGTATTGTTGCGCTGGGCGATGTGGCTACCGATGCAAAATTTGACACTGAGGTTGCCGACACTCTTACTGAAATATCAAGACCTTCAAAGCCACAGTAA
- a CDS encoding MerR family transcriptional regulator: protein MEYTIKKLAQIAGVSTRTLRYYDEIGILKPARINSSGYRIYGQKETDRLQHILFYRELGVELDKIGEFVNNPAYDCISALKDHRRKLLEKKNQLEQLIRTIDKTIAASEGRIEMTDKEKFEGFKQKIIDENDRKYGEEIREKYGEETVNQSYNKLKGMSQEQCKELEELTALVQETLKQAFKTGDPAGVLAQKAADLHRQWLSYSWPNYNSEAHAGVAQMYVDDERFRAYYDKEQPGTAEFLRDAILIYTGKKD, encoded by the coding sequence ATGGAATATACGATAAAAAAGCTGGCTCAAATAGCCGGTGTAAGTACAAGGACACTCAGATATTATGATGAAATAGGTATTCTCAAACCAGCGAGAATAAACTCATCAGGATACCGGATTTATGGTCAAAAGGAAACTGACAGGCTCCAGCACATTTTATTTTATCGTGAACTGGGTGTTGAACTCGATAAAATAGGTGAATTTGTGAATAATCCGGCTTACGACTGTATTTCAGCTTTAAAAGACCATCGGAGAAAGCTTCTGGAGAAGAAAAACCAGTTGGAGCAGTTAATAAGGACTATTGATAAAACAATAGCTGCCAGTGAAGGGAGAATTGAAATGACTGATAAAGAAAAGTTTGAGGGTTTTAAACAAAAGATAATTGATGAAAATGATAGGAAATATGGAGAGGAAATCCGTGAAAAGTACGGAGAAGAGACTGTGAATCAATCGTATAATAAATTAAAGGGTATGTCACAGGAACAGTGTAAGGAACTCGAAGAGCTTACAGCCCTTGTTCAGGAAACATTAAAACAAGCTTTTAAAACCGGGGATCCGGCTGGAGTGCTTGCACAGAAGGCAGCTGACCTCCATCGTCAATGGCTGAGCTATTCGTGGCCGAATTATAACAGCGAGGCTCATGCAGGGGTTGCACAAATGTATGTAGACGATGAAAGATTCAGAGCATATTACGATAAGGAACAACCGGGTACGGCAGAATTCCTGAGAGATGCAATTCTTATTTACACCGGGAAGAAAGATTAA
- a CDS encoding ferritin family protein — MSYTYPSSHPQGTARKVTNRLREIMIAELIAINGYQSHLANSNMINVNEVWHHIMLDEIRHYETVLNLLRKYDPVQYKASLEQHEDSLKPKSPMQLYNPSYDKQIILNNIREAIKGELEAVILYEEEIEAYSSYKDIKIAIQAIINDEKEHAEHLTQVMKKYESEQFIYIKEKGKSEYQRRGKP, encoded by the coding sequence ATGAGTTATACATATCCATCAAGCCATCCTCAAGGTACTGCACGTAAAGTTACAAACAGACTGAGAGAAATCATGATTGCGGAATTAATTGCAATTAACGGGTACCAAAGCCACCTTGCTAACTCCAACATGATAAATGTAAACGAGGTCTGGCATCATATAATGCTAGATGAAATAAGGCACTATGAAACCGTTCTCAACCTTCTGAGAAAATATGACCCTGTCCAGTATAAAGCCTCTTTAGAACAACACGAGGATTCCCTCAAACCCAAATCACCCATGCAACTGTATAATCCGTCTTATGACAAGCAGATAATACTTAATAATATAAGAGAAGCTATTAAAGGAGAATTAGAAGCTGTAATACTATATGAGGAAGAAATTGAGGCATATTCTTCGTACAAGGATATAAAAATTGCAATTCAAGCCATAATTAATGACGAAAAGGAACACGCCGAACACTTAACACAGGTTATGAAAAAGTATGAAAGCGAGCAATTTATCTATATAAAGGAAAAAGGAAAAAGTGAGTATCAAAGACGTGGGAAACCTTAA
- a CDS encoding L,D-transpeptidase family protein produces MFILINRNKLYWIFSVFLLLIALFFAVNTFVIKGNFTRHATNNQQQFLIFVHIDEKTLYLFENEKCIKKYPIASGKPGWPSPIGEWKIVEKSQWGKGFGGRWLGLNVRWGNYGIHGTQDESSIGRSASHGCIRMYNRDIKELYDIAPLGTAVVIRNGPFGPFGTGFRNLKPGDRGSDVLAVQERLKQLGYFNGYESGIYEDDLKEAIFQFQKDHNLKVKITITTVDYNAMGYTEFE; encoded by the coding sequence ATGTTTATCTTGATAAATAGGAACAAATTATACTGGATCTTTAGCGTTTTTTTATTATTAATTGCTCTTTTTTTTGCAGTTAATACTTTTGTTATCAAAGGCAACTTTACAAGACATGCAACTAATAATCAACAGCAATTTCTGATATTTGTACATATAGATGAAAAAACACTTTATTTATTTGAAAATGAAAAATGTATAAAGAAATACCCTATTGCATCGGGAAAACCCGGATGGCCCTCCCCTATAGGAGAATGGAAAATAGTTGAGAAAAGCCAATGGGGAAAAGGCTTTGGCGGAAGGTGGCTGGGGTTGAATGTCAGATGGGGTAATTACGGGATTCATGGTACTCAAGATGAATCCTCAATTGGAAGGTCGGCAAGCCATGGCTGCATACGTATGTATAACAGGGACATAAAAGAACTTTACGATATAGCTCCTTTGGGAACAGCAGTTGTTATTCGTAACGGGCCATTCGGACCCTTTGGAACCGGTTTCAGAAATCTGAAGCCGGGAGACAGGGGGTCAGATGTTCTAGCCGTTCAGGAAAGGCTTAAGCAGCTTGGATATTTTAACGGCTATGAATCCGGTATATATGAGGATGACTTGAAAGAAGCTATTTTTCAATTCCAGAAAGACCATAATCTCAAAGTTAAAATTACCATTACTACAGTCGATTATAATGCAATGGGCTATACAGAATTTGAATAG
- the panD gene encoding aspartate 1-decarboxylase, with product MNITLLSGKIHRATVTQAELNYVGSITIDQDLLEAAGIMEYEKVCVVNINNGIRLETYTIAGEKGSGIICLNGAAARYAQVSDKVIIMAYAQMTKEEAQKHKPNVVFVDDNNRITRKTNYEKHGQIVE from the coding sequence ATGAATATTACATTATTAAGTGGAAAAATCCATAGAGCTACAGTGACTCAAGCAGAATTGAACTATGTGGGAAGTATTACTATAGATCAAGATTTATTAGAAGCAGCGGGGATTATGGAGTATGAAAAGGTTTGTGTGGTAAATATTAACAATGGTATAAGACTGGAAACATATACAATTGCAGGTGAAAAGGGTTCGGGGATTATTTGTCTAAATGGTGCAGCTGCCAGGTATGCACAGGTAAGCGATAAAGTTATTATCATGGCATATGCACAGATGACCAAGGAAGAAGCCCAGAAGCATAAACCCAATGTAGTATTTGTTGACGATAATAATCGTATTACACGTAAAACCAATTATGAAAAACATGGTCAGATTGTAGAGTAA
- the panC gene encoding pantoate--beta-alanine ligase codes for MKSVNTIHEVKNIVKDWKKQGLSVGLVPTMGYLHEGHGSLILKARENSKVVVSIFVNPMQFGPTEDLEKYPRDLEKDLKYCEELGADLIFSPEPGEMYPEGFCTSVDMSVLTEELCGLSRPSHFKGVCTIVNKLLNIVNPDRAYFGEKDAQQLVIVKRMVRDLNMDIEIVGCPIIREKDGLAKSSRNTYLNSEERRAALVLSKSIFTGKDMVKKGCRETDVLLKKMKAIIDQEPLARIDYLKAVDTMTMQQVDTIDRPVLIAMAVYIGNVRLIDNFSFIPD; via the coding sequence ATGAAATCAGTTAATACTATACATGAAGTAAAAAACATAGTAAAAGACTGGAAAAAACAAGGATTATCGGTTGGTCTTGTCCCCACAATGGGTTATTTACATGAAGGACACGGAAGTCTTATTTTAAAAGCTCGAGAAAATTCAAAGGTAGTGGTTAGTATTTTTGTAAATCCAATGCAGTTTGGACCTACAGAGGATTTGGAAAAGTACCCCAGGGACTTGGAAAAGGATCTAAAGTATTGTGAAGAATTAGGTGCGGATTTAATATTCAGTCCTGAACCGGGGGAGATGTACCCGGAGGGCTTCTGTACTTCTGTAGATATGTCTGTTCTTACCGAGGAGTTATGCGGACTTAGCCGCCCGTCGCATTTCAAGGGAGTATGTACGATTGTTAATAAGCTACTGAATATTGTAAATCCTGACAGGGCTTATTTCGGTGAGAAGGATGCACAGCAGCTGGTCATTGTAAAAAGAATGGTAAGGGACCTAAACATGGATATTGAAATAGTTGGTTGTCCAATTATCCGTGAAAAAGACGGTCTTGCCAAAAGCTCCAGGAATACCTACCTGAACAGTGAAGAAAGAAGAGCAGCATTAGTACTAAGCAAATCAATTTTTACAGGTAAAGATATGGTAAAAAAAGGGTGTAGGGAAACAGATGTTCTTTTAAAAAAAATGAAAGCTATCATAGATCAGGAGCCGTTAGCAAGGATAGATTATTTAAAAGCTGTAGATACAATGACAATGCAGCAGGTTGATACTATAGACAGACCTGTTCTGATAGCAATGGCGGTTTATATAGGAAATGTCAGACTTATTGACAATTTTTCCTTTATACCCGATTAA
- the panB gene encoding 3-methyl-2-oxobutanoate hydroxymethyltransferase, translated as MTVEENRSKNTAASIQNQKRNGDKISMLTAYDYSTAKLMDEAGVNCILVGDSLGMVMLGYENTLSVTMEDMIHHTAAVARGCKYAFVVADLPFMSYQTSVYDAVVNAGRLVKEGNAHAVKLEGGKEVCPQIKAIVDAKIPLISHLGMTPQSINSFGGFKVQGKDEAAAIKLIDDAKAVEAAGATAVVLECVPAELSKIITKKLSIPTIGIGAGKYCDGQVLVYQDMLGIYSDFTPKFVQKYADLGSEMKSAFKKYICEIKDSTFPGLEHSYKIDEAVIDKLISEEKL; from the coding sequence ATGACAGTAGAAGAAAATAGATCTAAAAATACAGCTGCGTCTATTCAAAACCAGAAAAGAAACGGCGATAAAATCAGTATGCTGACAGCATACGATTATTCTACAGCAAAATTGATGGATGAAGCAGGAGTGAATTGTATCCTGGTGGGGGACTCACTGGGAATGGTTATGCTTGGTTATGAAAATACTTTATCTGTTACAATGGAGGATATGATACACCATACGGCTGCAGTTGCAAGGGGGTGCAAGTATGCATTTGTTGTTGCAGATTTGCCCTTTATGTCTTACCAGACTTCTGTTTATGATGCAGTAGTAAATGCAGGGAGGCTGGTAAAAGAAGGAAATGCACATGCAGTGAAGCTTGAAGGTGGCAAGGAAGTGTGCCCCCAGATAAAAGCTATTGTAGATGCAAAAATACCTTTGATATCGCATTTGGGTATGACACCCCAGTCCATAAATTCTTTCGGAGGGTTTAAAGTACAGGGAAAAGATGAAGCGGCTGCCATCAAATTAATTGATGATGCCAAAGCGGTTGAGGCTGCGGGTGCAACTGCTGTTGTACTGGAATGTGTTCCGGCAGAGCTTTCAAAAATTATAACAAAAAAACTATCGATACCTACAATTGGTATAGGTGCAGGAAAATACTGTGATGGACAGGTACTAGTATATCAGGATATGCTGGGTATTTATTCTGATTTTACTCCTAAATTTGTCCAAAAATATGCTGATTTAGGTTCAGAAATGAAATCGGCATTTAAAAAATACATTTGTGAAATCAAGGATTCGACTTTTCCGGGTCTTGAACATTCATATAAGATAGATGAAGCTGTTATTGACAAGTTGATTTCGGAGGAAAAGCTATGA
- a CDS encoding Rossmann-like and DUF2520 domain-containing protein, giving the protein MNVGFIGAGKVGNTFGKYFEQNNIELTGYFDTDINAAQEAADFTRSGLFTSVSELVKSSDMIFITTTDNSIEKVWNIVKQLSIKGKIICHCSGALSSDIFTGIDKKGGFGYSIHPLFSCSSKTASYKELYNALITIEGSREHLQEVEELFRGLGNDTRIIDSTQKIKYHAAAVFASNQVIALAGQGTDILEQCGFSRNEAIKSVLFLMGHAIENIEKQGLVEALTGPVERNDVMTVRKHLQILSEEEKEIYISLSKKLIDIAKEKNPENNYVELENLLEHN; this is encoded by the coding sequence ATGAATGTAGGATTCATTGGAGCAGGAAAAGTAGGTAATACTTTTGGGAAGTACTTTGAACAAAACAATATTGAATTGACAGGATACTTTGATACTGATATAAATGCGGCACAGGAGGCTGCAGATTTTACTCGGTCAGGGTTATTTACATCAGTAAGCGAGCTTGTTAAAAGCAGTGATATGATATTTATTACAACAACTGATAATTCAATAGAGAAAGTATGGAATATTGTAAAACAACTATCTATAAAAGGTAAAATAATTTGTCATTGTTCAGGTGCATTGTCATCAGACATATTTACGGGAATTGACAAAAAAGGGGGATTTGGCTATTCAATCCATCCTCTTTTTTCTTGTAGCAGTAAAACAGCTTCATATAAAGAACTTTATAATGCATTGATTACAATTGAGGGAAGCCGGGAGCATTTGCAGGAAGTTGAGGAATTGTTCAGAGGGCTTGGAAACGATACCAGAATAATTGATTCAACTCAAAAGATAAAATATCATGCAGCAGCTGTATTTGCCAGTAATCAGGTCATTGCACTTGCCGGACAGGGAACTGACATTCTTGAGCAATGCGGCTTTAGCCGGAATGAAGCCATAAAATCAGTTCTTTTTCTAATGGGACATGCCATTGAAAATATTGAAAAACAGGGGTTGGTAGAGGCACTGACAGGGCCTGTTGAACGAAATGATGTAATGACAGTACGAAAGCATCTTCAGATTCTATCAGAGGAAGAGAAAGAAATATATATTTCGTTATCTAAAAAATTGATTGATATAGCAAAAGAAAAAAATCCAGAAAATAATTACGTTGAATTGGAAAATCTTTTAGAGCATAATTAG